Part of the Candidatus Poribacteria bacterium genome, CGGAGGGAGTAGAGATGGTGATGCCGGGTGATAATGTGAATTTGACGGTTGAGTTGATGGTTCCGATAGCGATGGAGGAGGGGTTACGGTTTGCGATCAGAGAGGGAGGACACACCGTCGGTGCTGGCGTCGTGACCAAGATCATAGAGTGATCTCAAATTGAAGGCGGCCGGGTTAATCGCCGGCCGCCGTAACGCGGGGTGATATGATGACCGGCCAGAGGATAAGGATAAAATTGAAGGCATTTGACCACAGATTACTGGATAGATCGGTCAAGCAGATCGTAGATAGCGTCAAGAGAACCGGAGCCGTCATCGCAGGGCCGATACCGCTGCCTGTTGACAAGACCATAATCACGGTCAACAGGTCGACCAACATAGATAAGAAATCCAGGGAGCAGTTCGAGATAAGGGTGCACAAAAGATTGATCGATATACTCGAAACCACCCCTAAGACGGTCGATGCCCTGATGAAGCTCGATCTTCCGTCGGGCGTGGACGTTAAAATCAAGCTGCTATCGTAAGGGTGATCGCGATGGTCAACGGTTTATTGGGCAAGAAGGTCGGTATGACGCAGATCTTCAACGAGTCGGGGCAGGTGGTTCCCGTCACGGTGATAAAGGCCGGTCCCTGCCCGATCGTTCAGATAAAGAGTGTTGAGAGGGACGGCTACGCGGCCGTTCAGCTCGGCTTTGAGGAGAAGAAACCTCATTCGGTCAACAAGCCCATGGCAGGTCACTTCAGAAAGGCCAATGTGAATCCGTGCAGATACCTCCGAGAGATAAGGGTCGAGGAGACGGGCGATCTGAAGTTGGGGGATGTGATCGACGTGTCGATCTTCTCTGAGGGCGATTCGGTCGATGTGACGGGCATATCGAAGGGACGCGGCTTTGCGGGGGT contains:
- the rpsJ gene encoding 30S ribosomal protein S10, producing the protein MTGQRIRIKLKAFDHRLLDRSVKQIVDSVKRTGAVIAGPIPLPVDKTIITVNRSTNIDKKSREQFEIRVHKRLIDILETTPKTVDALMKLDLPSGVDVKIKLLS
- the rplC gene encoding 50S ribosomal protein L3; the protein is MVNGLLGKKVGMTQIFNESGQVVPVTVIKAGPCPIVQIKSVERDGYAAVQLGFEEKKPHSVNKPMAGHFRKANVNPCRYLREIRVEETGDLKLGDVIDVSIFSEGDSVDVTGISKGRGFAGVMKRWGFKGSRGSHGAEKDHRHPGSIGTSTFPARVIKGKKMAGRYGGERVTVKNLSVLKVDPENNLLVVKGAVPGPPNGLLIIRKSKKAGK
- the tuf gene encoding elongation factor Tu (EF-Tu; promotes GTP-dependent binding of aminoacyl-tRNA to the A-site of ribosomes during protein biosynthesis; when the tRNA anticodon matches the mRNA codon, GTP hydrolysis results; the inactive EF-Tu-GDP leaves the ribosome and release of GDP is promoted by elongation factor Ts; many prokaryotes have two copies of the gene encoding EF-Tu); this encodes EGVEMVMPGDNVNLTVELMVPIAMEEGLRFAIREGGHTVGAGVVTKIIE